The following are encoded together in the Primulina tabacum isolate GXHZ01 chromosome 18, ASM2559414v2, whole genome shotgun sequence genome:
- the LOC142533639 gene encoding reticulon-like protein B5, which yields MADHAGEHEKHEQAAESLIDKITEKFHGSDSSSSDSDDDAQVKSTADAVKAKIYRLFGREKPVHKVLGGGKPADIFLWRDKKISAGVLGVATTIWVLFELLEYHLLTLVCHILILGLTLLFLWANASTFINKSPPKMPEVILPEDIVLGVASALRLEFNTSVAILRDIASGKDLKKFLAVIAGLWVLSVIGSCFNFLTLFYILFVLLHTVPLFYEKYADQIDTFAEKAEAELKKQYAVFNAQVLSKIPKGPLKDKKFA from the exons ATGGCCGATCACGCCGGCGAACACGAGAAACACGAACAAGCCGCTGAATCTCTGATCGATAAGATCACGGAGAAATTTCATGGCAGTGATTCGTCGTCATCGGATTCCGACGACGATGCGCAAGTCAAATCCACGGCTGACGCCGTGAAGGCCAAGATATACCGCTTGTTTGGTCGCGAAAAGCCCGTACACAAGGTTCTCGGTGGCGGAAAAC CCGCCGACATTTTCCTATGGAGAGATAAGAAAATTTCTGCTGGTGTGCTCGGTGTTGCCACCACAATTTGGGTACTTTTTGAATTGCTTGAGTATCACTTGCTCACACTAGTGTGCCATATCCTGATTCTTGGTCTGACTCTTCTCTTCCTGTGGGCAAATGCGTCCACCTTTATAAACAA GTCGCCCCCTAAGATGCCCGAAGTCATTCTTCCAGAGGATATTGTCCTTGGGGTAGCTTCTGCCCTTAGGCTTGAATTTAACACTAGTGTTGCTATCCTTCGCGATATTGCTTCTGGGAAAGATCTAAAGAAATTCCTAGCA GTGATTGCTGGCCTCTGGGTTCTTTCAGTTATAGGAAGCTGCTTCAACTTCCTGACCTTGTTTTACATAT TATTCGTCCTGTTGCATACTGTGCCGTTGTTCTACGAAAAATATGCTGATCAGATCGACACATTTGCTGAAAAAGCTGAGGCAGAACTGAAGAAACAATATGCTGTGTTCAATGCTCAGGTTTTGAGTAAAATCCCAAAAGGTCCGCTGAAAGACAAGAAATTTGCTTAA